Below is a genomic region from Pirellulales bacterium.
ATCAGAGCGCCGCTTCACCGAAACAACCTTGCGCCAAGCGGGAGCCCTGGCGAAGGAGGAGATTGCGCCGATATCCGATGTGCGCGGCTCCGCTCAGTATCGTTCTCTGCTCGCGGAAAACATCCTCGTCAAATTTGGTAGAGAGGTTCTGGAAGCACCCGTCCCATCCCGAAACGGAAATTAGTCAAATACCATCGAAATTCCACTGAGCGACCTGCCATGAGATTTGTAGGTAAAGATATTCCGCACGAATCGGCCGTGCAGCATGCGACGGGGAGTTCGCTGTATATCGACGATCTACCTCCATTTTATGGCGAAGTCGCTGTCGGATTCGCTGGAAGCCCGGTCGCACATGGACGAATCCAAAACATCGATCTGACCGCGGCGCGGGATTTGTCCGGGATCATCGGCGTCTATACGCATCGCGACGTACCGGGGCACAATGACTATGGGCCGATCGTGCGCGATGATCGTGTGTTAGCAGATTCGATCGTCAAATTCGTGGGCGAGCCGATCGTGCTTTTGGTTGGCGAGTCGCGCAGTGCTATCGAGGAAGCTAGACGGCTCGTCATGTTCGACATCGAACCGCTTACGCCGATCCTATCCATTGACGCCGCCATCGCCGCACAAAGCTTTTTTGGGCCTCGCCGAGTCATCAGTTGTGGCAACGTTGACGCCGCCGTGGACGTCGCAGAGCGCGTCTTGGAAGGGTGCCTTGCGATTGGAGGGCAAGAGCATTTTTACTTCGAACCGCAGTCGGCACTGGTCTGTCCCGAAGAGGGAGGCGGGCTGACGGTTTACTCATCGACCCAGCACACTAGCGAGATTCAGGCAGTGGTCGCCGAAGTGTGCGGCTTGCCGTTTCATCGCGTGACGTGCATTTGCCGGCGTATGGGTGGAGGCTTTGGCGGCAAAGAGACCCAAGCTGCACAAACCGCAGCCATGGCCGCCATAGCGACGAAATTGACGGGAAGACCCGCGCGCGCCGTATTGTCACGTGACGACGACATGGCGATAACCGGCAAACGCCATCCGTTCAAATCATGGTACAAGGCAGGTTTCACGCACGAAGGGTTGATCACCGCTCTTGTTGTCAATCACTACTCAGACGGCGGTTCAACCACGGACCTATCGCCATCGGTGCTTGAACGGGCCATGCTCCACACCGACAACGCTTATTATTTGCCAAATGCCAGGATTTCAGGGCAGGTCTGCCGCACCAACTTTCCTTCGAATACTGCCTTCCGCGGCTTTGGAGGACCACAAGGGACGGCCGTTGGCGAAAATGTTATCGAAGAGATAGCGTTTCTTGTCGGGCGCGATCCGGCAACCGTTCGTCGTTTGAACTGTTACGGAGCCGAGGGGCGCAATACGACGCCATACGGGCAGATCCTCCAAAACAATATGCTGCCCGCGCTTATCGATCGTGTCTTGGACACTTCCGATTATTACTCCCGCCGGGCAGCCATCACCAAGGCCCATAGCAAAGACAACTCTGCGTTGCATGGACTCGCCATGACGACGGTCAAGTTCGGTATCTCTTTCACCCGGGAAACGCTGAATCAGGCTAACGCGCTTGTGAATATCTATCTCGATGGCACCGTGCTTGTCGCCACAGGGGCAACCGAAATGGGGCAAGGCGTAAATACGCGCATTCGACAGCTTGTCGCGGACGAACTAGGCATCGATATCGTTTGGGTTGTTATCGGTCCGACGAACACGGACAAGAGCAATAATACATCTGCGACTGCCGCATCGTGTAGTACCGACCTTAACGGCGCTGCCGCACTGGATGCTTGCGTGCGCCTGAGACAAAGGCTGGCGCAGATCGCCGCCAAGGAATTCACTGCGACTTCCGCCGAGCCGGCGTGTTCGCCCGATGACGTTGTATTTGCTGATGGCACGGCTTTTGATCGACGCAACGACACCCGGTGCATTGGATGGCGCGAGCTGGTGCAAATGGCTTATGTCGCTCGCGTGAATCTTGGCGAGCGCGGTTTTTATATTACACCTGGCGTTACCTTCGATCGCGACGGCGGAACAGGA
It encodes:
- the xdhB gene encoding xanthine dehydrogenase molybdopterin binding subunit, encoding MRFVGKDIPHESAVQHATGSSLYIDDLPPFYGEVAVGFAGSPVAHGRIQNIDLTAARDLSGIIGVYTHRDVPGHNDYGPIVRDDRVLADSIVKFVGEPIVLLVGESRSAIEEARRLVMFDIEPLTPILSIDAAIAAQSFFGPRRVISCGNVDAAVDVAERVLEGCLAIGGQEHFYFEPQSALVCPEEGGGLTVYSSTQHTSEIQAVVAEVCGLPFHRVTCICRRMGGGFGGKETQAAQTAAMAAIATKLTGRPARAVLSRDDDMAITGKRHPFKSWYKAGFTHEGLITALVVNHYSDGGSTTDLSPSVLERAMLHTDNAYYLPNARISGQVCRTNFPSNTAFRGFGGPQGTAVGENVIEEIAFLVGRDPATVRRLNCYGAEGRNTTPYGQILQNNMLPALIDRVLDTSDYYSRRAAITKAHSKDNSALHGLAMTTVKFGISFTRETLNQANALVNIYLDGTVLVATGATEMGQGVNTRIRQLVADELGIDIVWVVIGPTNTDKSNNTSATAASCSTDLNGAAALDACVRLRQRLAQIAAKEFTATSAEPACSPDDVVFADGTAFDRRNDTRCIGWRELVQMAYVARVNLGERGFYITPGVTFDRDGGTGTPFLYYTNGAAVAEVRIDRLTGELQVERVDLLMDAGIPINPGIDRGQIVGGFMQGMGWVTTEELKYDAAGRLLSHSPTTYKIPNVSDLPAIFNVAYMPNPDSHVSLKRSKAVGEPPLLLGLCVWAAVKNALSYVAGAEVPKLNLPATGEEILLRLTALEKTSRAQRVEVT